A genomic window from Spodoptera frugiperda isolate SF20-4 chromosome 29, AGI-APGP_CSIRO_Sfru_2.0, whole genome shotgun sequence includes:
- the LOC118268301 gene encoding uncharacterized protein LOC118268301: MLCQTKVAALLFLAVISPSFGDPVGDRQQEECKKMSTCASCITKSFCTWCVTKSKCTKQSCGNDNIIFPKEYSAIMAGPQFCPRVVEPEEMLTLKSGAKQIIEVKITQIHLYMAFTPWKCKIDYNGEQMTVVAMLLGDKVFCETVLLTNDSHEPSRSGSVSVLWDYSKSFDGSIPFKVCRCDLDPLCNACNKLTDA; this comes from the coding sequence ATGTTGTGCCAAACAAAAGTAGCAGCCTTATTGTTTTTGGCGGTTATATCGCCAAGTTTTGGAGACCCTGTCGGCGACCGCCAACAAGAAGAATGCAAGAAAATGTCCACATGCGCCTCATGCATAACAAAAAGTTTCTGCACTTGGTGCGTCACCAAGAGCAAATGCACTAAGCAATCATGCGGCAACGATAACATAATTTTCCCCAAAGAGTATTCCGCCATAATGGCTGGGCCGCAGTTCTGTCCCAGGGTTGTGGAACCGGAAGAAATGTTGACTCTAAAGAGTGGAGCGAAGCAAATTATTGAAGTGAAAATTACTCAGATACATTTGTATATGGCGTTCACTCCTTGGAAATGTAAAATAGATTATAACGGTGAGCAAATGACCGTGGTGGCCATGTTGTTGGGTGACAAAGTATTTTGTGAAACTGTGCTCCTCACTAACGACTCCCATGAGCCTTCTAGAAGCGGTAGTGTTTCAGTACTTTGGGACTACAGTAAATCCTTTGATGGATCTATTCCGTTTAAAGTGTGCCGCTGTGACTTAGACCCTCTGTGCAACGcttgtaataaattaactgaTGCCTAA
- the LOC126912755 gene encoding uncharacterized protein LOC126912755, with the protein MACKNLFAAIFVFACFLTCKGEDCEAYDEFGSCTGPCSEDKVLYSMGCHQDSMTERTCRNPVPRNIGVRCDYARCECPEPKIWDEAAHSCVNIEDCSDQSGVTAKIED; encoded by the exons ATGGCTTGCAAAAATTTATTTGCAGCTATTTTTGTGTTTGCCTGTTTTTTGACCTGTAAAGGCGAGGATTGTGAGGCCTACGATGAATTTGGATCGT GTACGGGACCATGTTCAGAAGACAAAGTGCTGTACAGCATGGGATGTCACCAGGATAGCATGACGGAGCGGACATGTCGGAACCCAGTTCCTCGGAACATTGGTGTACGATGTGACTACGCGAGGTGCGAGTGTCCTGAACCAAAGATTTGGGATGAAGCAGCACATTCCTGTGTCAACATTGAAGACTGCTCTGATCAATCTGGTGTCACTGCGAAGATTGAAGATTAg